In Streptomyces sclerotialus, one genomic interval encodes:
- a CDS encoding inositol phosphorylceramide synthase, producing the protein MRTFRVHAAPHTPTRRGTRPHWWAELPLLALVYAAYTAGRLLARGDVSAADGHGVRLLDTEQLLHIDFEHPLNRLFSGTPAVGIPAAFVYASLHYLVTPAILVWLWRRHAGRYRTMRTWLLLSTMIGLVGFTLLPTCPPRLLTAVHGFTDTMAEYAPYGWWGGEASAPRGLGGLTNQYAAMPSLHVGWALWCGVALWLYGGSRLTKAAGLAYPLLITVVVLGTANHYFLDTVAGCAVMVAGLLLARPALRLAAAARGVITACASGGAADPAANVGGGCETSAGERFPRQSARAGSGTHSAAAAGDGAARTPG; encoded by the coding sequence GTGCGTACGTTCCGGGTGCACGCCGCACCGCACACCCCCACGAGGCGCGGCACCCGGCCGCACTGGTGGGCCGAGCTGCCGCTCCTCGCCCTCGTCTACGCCGCCTACACCGCGGGACGGCTGCTCGCCAGGGGCGACGTGTCAGCGGCCGACGGCCACGGGGTGCGGCTGCTGGACACGGAGCAGCTCCTGCACATCGACTTCGAGCACCCGCTGAACCGCCTCTTCTCGGGCACGCCCGCGGTCGGCATACCCGCCGCCTTCGTGTACGCCTCACTGCACTACCTCGTCACGCCCGCGATCCTCGTATGGCTGTGGCGCCGGCACGCCGGCCGGTACCGCACCATGCGGACCTGGCTGCTGCTCTCCACGATGATCGGCCTGGTCGGCTTCACCCTGCTGCCCACCTGCCCGCCCCGGCTGCTGACCGCCGTGCACGGCTTCACCGACACGATGGCGGAGTACGCCCCGTACGGCTGGTGGGGCGGCGAGGCGAGCGCGCCACGGGGCCTGGGCGGGCTGACGAACCAGTACGCCGCGATGCCCAGCCTGCACGTCGGCTGGGCACTGTGGTGCGGTGTCGCGCTCTGGCTGTACGGCGGCTCGCGGCTCACCAAGGCGGCGGGCCTGGCCTACCCGCTGCTCATCACGGTCGTGGTGCTGGGCACCGCCAACCACTACTTCCTCGACACGGTCGCGGGCTGCGCCGTCATGGTCGCGGGGCTGCTCCTGGCCCGTCCGGCGCTCCGTCTCGCCGCCGCCGCACGTGGCGTGATCACTGCCTGTGCGAGCGGTGGTGCGGCTGATCCTGCCGCGAATGTCGGTGGTGGATGCGAGACTTCCGCAGGTGAACGTTTTCCGCGACAGTCGGCCCGAGCCGGCAGCGGCACGCACAGCGCGGCCGCGGCCGGCGACGGGGCTGCGCGCACGCCTGGCTGA
- a CDS encoding histidine phosphatase family protein, whose translation MAPRILLARHGQTEWSLSGKHTGRTDIPLLDEGRRGAKLLGERLHRAPWNGLPDVEVRTSPLVRAKETCELAGFGDRATDWDALMEVDYGAYEGMTPAEIKADRPDWLIWRDGVPEGETLTEVSRRVDGVIGWARSADRDVLLFAHGHILRSLCARWLGEDISFAARVRLEPTSLSVLGWAYGAPAIERWNDTGHLG comes from the coding sequence ATGGCACCGCGCATCCTCCTGGCCCGGCACGGGCAGACGGAGTGGTCCCTGTCCGGCAAGCACACCGGCCGTACGGACATCCCGCTCCTCGACGAGGGGCGGCGCGGCGCCAAACTGCTGGGTGAACGGCTGCACCGCGCACCCTGGAACGGGCTCCCGGACGTCGAGGTGCGCACCAGCCCGCTGGTCCGCGCCAAGGAGACCTGCGAGCTGGCCGGCTTCGGAGACCGCGCGACGGACTGGGACGCGCTGATGGAGGTCGACTACGGCGCGTACGAGGGAATGACGCCCGCCGAGATCAAGGCGGACCGGCCCGACTGGCTCATCTGGCGGGACGGCGTGCCCGAGGGCGAGACGCTCACCGAGGTGTCCCGCCGGGTGGACGGCGTCATCGGGTGGGCCCGCTCGGCCGACCGCGACGTGCTGCTCTTCGCGCACGGCCACATCCTGCGGTCGCTCTGCGCCCGCTGGCTCGGCGAGGACATCTCCTTCGCCGCCCGGGTCCGTCTGGAGCCGACCTCCCTGTCGGTGCTCGGCTGGGCGTACGGGGCCCCGGCCATCGAGCGCTGGAACGACACCGGCCACCTGGGCTGA